One Sphingopyxis macrogoltabida genomic region harbors:
- a CDS encoding lytic transglycosylase domain-containing protein, translated as MTIKTIFLSCTLAASAICAAPALAADAGDRDLTAQPQTVPDILSSKQKQLYTQIVAAIRGQRWAEAKSLLDSADQDAKGGPLNDFLRAELLTAPNSPRAEVADIMPILARSPQLPQAEQLGRLAAKRGATDLPTLPMQTRLSWAGSAPRRLGADSVSDPVAARLAATIPDRIKNDDPAGAEALLGAVADQLTPEARSEWTQKVAWSYYIENDDQNALRLSLACTAGGGAWATQGAWVQGLASWRLHDYRTALVAFDRVAKEAPDSETRAAAYYWAARAAIAAGEPASVQPRLRAAAANEETLYGLLAAETLGVETTSQRENVRADRSAWRALEDLPNVRIAMALAEIGEDKYAGEALRHQAQIGNPEQHAQLIGMAGALSLPETQLYLAHNTPQGRKLAAQTRYPQPKWEPNGGWKVDPALVFAHTLQESRFQRTVVSPAGAFGLMQVLPGTARDVARWRGDSGTGDLRIPAVNMDFGQSYLQYLSRDGATGGLLPKVIAAYNAGPAPVARWQTEIRDQGDPLLYMESIPYWETRGYVGIVLRNYWMYEAQQGKPSVSRAALAQGKWPRFPDGKDRVRLSYAGGLADAN; from the coding sequence ATGACGATAAAGACAATTTTTCTCTCCTGCACTCTTGCGGCCTCCGCAATTTGCGCCGCGCCCGCCCTCGCCGCCGATGCGGGCGACCGCGACCTGACCGCGCAGCCGCAAACCGTGCCCGACATATTATCGTCGAAACAGAAACAGCTTTATACACAGATCGTCGCCGCGATCCGCGGCCAGCGTTGGGCCGAGGCCAAATCGCTCCTCGACAGCGCCGACCAGGACGCCAAGGGGGGCCCGCTCAACGATTTCCTGCGCGCCGAACTGCTCACCGCACCGAACAGCCCCCGCGCCGAGGTCGCCGATATCATGCCGATCCTCGCGCGCTCGCCGCAATTGCCGCAGGCCGAGCAGCTCGGTCGGCTCGCCGCCAAGCGTGGTGCGACCGACCTGCCGACGCTGCCGATGCAGACGCGCCTCTCATGGGCCGGCAGCGCGCCGCGCCGGCTGGGTGCCGACAGCGTCAGCGATCCGGTCGCTGCGCGCCTTGCCGCGACGATCCCCGACCGCATCAAGAATGACGATCCGGCAGGCGCCGAAGCGCTGCTGGGCGCCGTCGCCGACCAGTTGACGCCCGAAGCGCGCTCCGAATGGACGCAAAAGGTCGCCTGGTCCTATTATATCGAGAATGACGATCAGAATGCGCTGCGCCTGTCGCTCGCCTGCACCGCGGGTGGCGGCGCATGGGCGACGCAGGGCGCATGGGTGCAGGGTCTCGCCTCGTGGCGCCTTCACGATTACCGCACCGCGCTTGTGGCCTTCGACCGTGTCGCCAAGGAAGCGCCCGACAGCGAGACGCGGGCCGCGGCCTATTATTGGGCCGCCCGCGCCGCCATCGCCGCCGGCGAGCCCGCGTCGGTCCAGCCGCGCCTGCGCGCCGCCGCGGCGAACGAGGAAACGCTCTACGGCCTGCTTGCCGCCGAGACGCTGGGCGTTGAAACGACCAGCCAGCGCGAGAATGTCCGCGCCGACCGCAGCGCCTGGCGGGCGCTTGAGGATCTTCCCAACGTTCGCATCGCGATGGCGCTCGCCGAAATCGGCGAGGATAAATATGCCGGCGAGGCGCTGCGTCATCAGGCGCAGATCGGCAATCCCGAACAGCATGCCCAGTTGATCGGCATGGCGGGCGCACTCAGCCTCCCCGAAACGCAGCTCTATCTCGCGCACAATACGCCGCAGGGCCGCAAGCTCGCGGCGCAAACGCGCTACCCGCAGCCGAAATGGGAACCCAATGGCGGCTGGAAGGTCGATCCGGCGCTCGTTTTTGCGCACACGCTGCAGGAATCGCGGTTCCAGCGCACCGTGGTCAGCCCGGCTGGCGCCTTCGGCCTGATGCAGGTGCTGCCCGGCACCGCGCGCGACGTGGCGCGCTGGCGCGGCGACAGCGGCACCGGCGACCTCCGCATCCCGGCAGTCAACATGGATTTCGGGCAGAGCTATCTGCAATATCTCAGCCGCGACGGCGCGACCGGCGGCCTGCTGCCCAAGGTTATCGCCGCCTATAACGCCGGCCCGGCCCCCGTGGCGCGCTGGCAGACCGAGATCCGCGATCAGGGTGACCCCCTGCTCTACATGGAATCGATCCCTTATTGGGAGACGCGCGGCTATGTCGGCATCGTGCTGCGCAATTACTGGATGTACGAAGCGCAGCAGGGCAAGCCGTCGGTCAGCCGCGCCGCGCTCGCGCAGGGCAAATGGCCGCGCTTCCCCGACGGCAAGGACCGCGTCCGGCTAAGCTATGCCGGCGGCCTCGCCGATGCCAATTGA
- a CDS encoding uracil-DNA glycosylase family protein: MGGQKSALLAESICDWWSLAGVDALVGEEPAGWLVLPPANDAAPPKLKAPAAEPEAMPLPAALQRQEAPITPAAKGPVVFPEDWAAFQTWLADDPDVPGSQWDARRVLPAGNPGAPLMLLTAWPEVDDQRDGTLFAGPAGTLLDAMLRAIGASRADCYVASLAITRPPGGRCDERDMADLDRLLWHHLRLAGPERLLLIGSDIVRMAANIALADARGRLLDVNQDGRKMETVAVAHPAMLLARPAHKAAAWDSLKLFNRGR; this comes from the coding sequence ATGGGTGGGCAGAAATCGGCCTTGCTGGCGGAAAGCATTTGCGACTGGTGGTCGCTGGCTGGCGTCGATGCGCTCGTCGGCGAAGAGCCGGCGGGCTGGCTGGTCCTGCCGCCGGCGAATGATGCCGCTCCTCCGAAACTCAAGGCGCCCGCCGCCGAGCCCGAAGCGATGCCACTCCCGGCCGCGCTCCAGCGGCAGGAAGCGCCGATAACGCCCGCCGCCAAGGGTCCCGTCGTTTTTCCGGAAGACTGGGCCGCATTCCAGACCTGGCTTGCGGATGATCCCGACGTTCCGGGCAGCCAGTGGGATGCCCGCCGCGTCCTGCCCGCCGGAAATCCCGGCGCGCCGCTTATGCTGCTGACCGCCTGGCCCGAGGTGGACGACCAGCGCGATGGCACCCTGTTTGCGGGTCCCGCGGGAACGTTACTCGATGCGATGCTCCGCGCGATCGGCGCCAGCCGCGCCGACTGTTATGTCGCGAGCCTCGCCATCACCCGGCCGCCGGGCGGCCGCTGCGACGAGCGTGACATGGCCGACCTCGACCGGCTGCTCTGGCATCATCTGCGGCTTGCGGGCCCCGAACGGCTCCTGCTGATCGGCAGCGACATCGTGCGCATGGCCGCGAACATCGCGCTTGCCGATGCGCGCGGAAGGTTACTCGATGTTAACCAAGATGGCCGCAAGATGGAGACAGTGGCCGTCGCGCACCCCGCGATGCTGCTGGCCCGGCCCGCCCACAAGGCGGCGGCCTGGGATAGCCTCAAACTGTTCAACCGGGGACGTTGA
- a CDS encoding electron transfer flavoprotein-ubiquinone oxidoreductase, translating to MSERESMPYDVVIVGAGPAGLSAAIRLKQLANEAGSELSVCILEKGSEVGAHILSGAVIDPKSLDELIPDWREQGCPLAEVPVNDNQHWVLTKTKKFGLPEFISPGFMHNRGTYTGSLGNLCRWLAEQAEGLGVEIFAGFPAAEILYNDDGSVKGVATGDMGVARDGSHKGDYQPGLELHAKYTFFGEGVRGHLTKMLKPQFALDADCEPQVYGLGVKELWDIKPENHAEGRVIHTQGWPLDHNSNGGGFLYHQANGQVALGFVTWLNYRNPHTSPFQEMQKWKTHPEIARILKGGKRVSYGARAISDGGYQSVPKLAFPGGALIGDSAGFLNVPRIKGTHTAMKSGMMAAEAAFAAVTAGRGSDTLTAYQDAYDESWVKKELSVVRNVLPLVEKYGDLAGTILSGITMWAETLKIRMPFTMKHHPDNTTLYRADMMPKPDYPKPDGVLTFDRLSSVFLSNTNHEEDQPVHLQLKDPSIPVEYNLPLYDEPAQRYCPAGVYEIVGEAEGDPKFVINAQNCVHCKTCDIKDPTQNINWVTPEGGGGPNYPNM from the coding sequence GTGAGCGAACGGGAATCGATGCCCTATGACGTGGTCATCGTCGGAGCGGGTCCGGCGGGACTTTCGGCGGCGATCCGCCTCAAGCAACTCGCGAACGAAGCGGGTAGCGAACTATCGGTGTGTATCCTCGAAAAGGGGTCCGAGGTCGGGGCGCATATCCTGTCGGGGGCGGTGATCGACCCGAAATCGCTCGACGAACTGATCCCCGACTGGCGCGAACAGGGTTGCCCGCTCGCTGAGGTGCCGGTCAACGACAACCAGCATTGGGTGCTGACCAAGACGAAGAAATTCGGCCTGCCCGAATTCATCTCGCCCGGTTTCATGCACAACAGGGGTACTTATACCGGCAGCCTCGGCAATCTCTGCCGCTGGCTCGCCGAGCAGGCCGAAGGGCTGGGGGTCGAGATTTTTGCGGGCTTCCCCGCTGCCGAAATCCTCTACAATGACGATGGTTCGGTGAAGGGCGTCGCGACCGGCGACATGGGCGTTGCACGCGACGGCAGCCATAAGGGCGATTACCAGCCGGGTCTGGAACTCCATGCCAAATATACCTTCTTCGGCGAGGGCGTGCGCGGGCACCTGACCAAGATGCTGAAGCCGCAATTCGCGCTCGACGCCGACTGCGAGCCGCAGGTTTACGGCCTCGGCGTCAAGGAATTGTGGGACATCAAGCCCGAAAATCATGCCGAGGGCCGCGTCATCCACACGCAGGGCTGGCCGCTCGACCATAATAGTAACGGCGGCGGCTTCCTCTATCATCAGGCGAACGGACAGGTGGCGCTGGGCTTCGTAACCTGGCTCAACTATCGCAACCCGCACACCTCGCCCTTTCAGGAAATGCAGAAGTGGAAGACGCACCCCGAGATCGCCAGGATCCTGAAGGGCGGCAAGCGCGTCTCCTACGGCGCCCGCGCGATCAGTGACGGTGGTTACCAGTCGGTGCCGAAGCTCGCCTTTCCGGGCGGCGCGCTGATCGGCGACAGCGCCGGTTTCCTGAACGTGCCGCGCATCAAGGGCACCCACACCGCGATGAAGTCCGGCATGATGGCGGCCGAGGCGGCGTTCGCGGCAGTGACCGCTGGCCGCGGCAGCGACACGCTGACCGCCTATCAGGATGCCTATGACGAAAGCTGGGTGAAGAAGGAACTCAGCGTCGTGCGCAACGTCCTGCCGCTGGTCGAGAAATATGGCGATCTGGCGGGCACGATCCTGTCGGGCATCACAATGTGGGCCGAAACGCTGAAGATTCGCATGCCCTTCACGATGAAGCATCATCCCGACAACACGACGCTCTATCGTGCCGACATGATGCCGAAGCCCGATTATCCGAAGCCCGACGGCGTGCTGACTTTCGACCGCCTGTCGTCGGTGTTCCTGTCGAACACCAACCATGAGGAGGACCAGCCGGTCCACCTCCAGCTCAAGGACCCGTCGATTCCGGTCGAATATAATCTGCCGCTCTATGACGAGCCCGCGCAGCGTTATTGCCCGGCGGGGGTGTACGAGATCGTCGGCGAGGCTGAGGGCGATCCGAAATTCGTGATCAACGCGCAGAATTGCGTCCATTGCAAGACCTGCGACATTAAGGACCCGACACAGAATATCAACTGGGTCACCCCCGAAGGCGGCGGAGGCCCCAATTATCCGAACATGTAA